In the genome of Christensenella timonensis, one region contains:
- a CDS encoding YbjQ family protein, protein MILVNTSFITGRDLEVITLVRGAVVQAKHIGKDILAGFRNIAGGEIIEYTEMMNEAREIATTRMIQDAQKYGADAIINVKYTTAEISQGTAEVLAYGTAVKFK, encoded by the coding sequence TACGGGAAGAGACCTTGAGGTAATCACCCTGGTGCGGGGCGCGGTCGTCCAGGCAAAGCATATCGGCAAGGATATATTGGCCGGGTTCCGCAACATCGCGGGCGGTGAAATCATTGAGTATACGGAAATGATGAACGAGGCACGGGAAATCGCTACGACAAGGATGATCCAGGACGCGCAAAAATATGGTGCGGATGCCATTATCAATGTAAAGTATACGACTGCGGAAATATCGCAGGGCACGGCCGAAGTGCTGGCGTACGGTACGGCGGTGAAGTTTAAATAA